One genomic segment of Ipomoea triloba cultivar NCNSP0323 chromosome 9, ASM357664v1 includes these proteins:
- the LOC116028558 gene encoding putative receptor-like protein kinase At4g00960 isoform X3 — MIVDFDMAKLFALDKIHDSTSIIMRTSRYMAPEYVLQGEISVKSDVYSFGMLILEIVSGHRISSFQNGESTNDDLLSYAWTHWKGGSTSNVIDPMLRGISTPVHEITKCIHIALLCVQESVPDRPKMIEVLQMLNNLSIRLPEPLDPGLFICGSFSSEASSQFTKNVKSISDQYVRKMQKKAKSYAKNVDESGSSIEISPVESHIIKYELITIQNATNKFSKANNLRRGRYGSIYKGKLENGLEVAVKRLSEYSTHGNLEFKNEVTLIAKLQHRNLVRLFGYCQEGREIILVYEFLPNGSLDEFLFDRIKCGYLDWGRRYKIIESIGKGLVYLHEDSRLRIVHRDVKVRNILLDADLNPKIADFDLAWFFASDETHCEYQPVMGTFGYLAPEYLQKGELSIKTDVYSFGVLVLEIICGQKCFDVLNERTIGRFLTSYAWKQWINGSPSNIIHPMLRGVSSPVDDIIKCIQVALLCIQVKAEDRPTMSEVVQMLSNLSMSLPVPLAPPGEILHNE; from the exons ATGATTGTGGACTTTGACATGGCCAAGTTGTTTGCTTTAGACAAAATCCATGACTCGACAAGCATAATCATGAGAACCAG CAGATATATGGCACCTGAGTATGTGTTGCAGGGTGAAATTTCTGTTAAATCAGACGTATATAGTTTTGGAATGCTAATTCTAGAAATTGTAAGTGGACATAGGATTTCTAGTTTTCAAAATGGAGAATCTACAAATGACGACCTTTTAAGCTAT GCTTGGACACATTGGAAAGGTGGGTCCACTTCAAATGTGATAGATCCAATGTTAAGAGGTATATCAACTCCAGTGCATGAGATTACAAAATGCATCCACATTGCCTTGCTGTGTGTTCAAGAAAGTGTTCCAGATAGACCAAAAATGATTGAAGTTCTTCAAATGCTAAATAATTTATCTATAAGGCTTCCAGAACCCCTAGACCCTGGACTTTTTATTTGTGGCAGCTTCAGTTCAGAGGCTTCAAGCCAGTTTACCAAAAATGTGAAGTCAATTAGTGATCAATATGTCAG GAAAATGCAGAAGAAGGCCAAAAGCTATGCGAAGA ATGTGGATGAATCTGGCTCAAGTATTGAAATTAGTCCTGTGGAGTCtcatataataaaatatgaattgattACCATACAAAACGCAACAAATAAATTCTCTAAAGCAAACAATTTAAGACGAGGGAGATATGGGTCCATATACAAG GGAAAACTTGAAAATGGACTAGAAGTTGCTGTGAAGAGGTTATCGGAATATTCAACGCATGGtaatttagaatttaaaaatgagGTGACTTTAATAGCTAAGCTTCAACACAGGAATTTGGTAAGGCTATTTGGTTATTGCCAAGAAGGAAGAGAAATAATTCTTGTCTATGAATTTCTTCCCAATGGTAGCCTTGACGAATTTTTATTtg ATCGTATAAAATGTGGATATTTGGATTGGGGGAGacgttacaaaataatagaaaGCATTGGCAAAGGGCTTGTTTATCTGCACGAAGATTCTCGTCTTCGCATTGTTCATCGCGATGTCAAAGTTCGTAACATTTTACTTGATGCAGATTTGAACCCAAAAATTGCAGACTTTGACCTTGCCTGGTTCTTTGCTTCGGACGAAACTCACTGTGAATACCAACCTGTGATGGGAACTTT TGGATATTTGGCACCGGAATATTTACAAAAGGGTGAACTTTCTATTAAAACAGACGTATATAGTTTTGGAGTGTTAGTCTTGGAAATTATATGCGGACAAAAATGTTTTGATGTACTAAATGAAAGAACTATTGGACGTTTCCTTACAAGTTAT GCTTGGAAACAATGGATAAATGGGTCTCCTTCAAATATAATACATCCAATGTTGAGAGGTGTATCAAGTCCAGTGGATGATATAATTAAATGCATCCAAGTTGCTTTGCTGTGTATTCAAGTAAAGGCCGAAGATAGACCAACAATGAGTGAAGTTGTTCAAATGCTAAGTAACTTATCTATGAGTCTTCCAGTACCATTAGCCCCGCCTG GTGAAATTCTTCACAACGAGTGA
- the LOC116028558 gene encoding putative receptor-like protein kinase At4g00960 isoform X2 — protein sequence MIVDFDMAKLFALDKIHDSTSIIMRTRYMAPEYVLQGEISVKSDVYSFGMLILEIVSGHRISSFQNGESTNDDLLSYAWTHWKGGSTSNVIDPMLRGISTPVHEITKCIHIALLCVQESVPDRPKMIEVLQMLNNLSIRLPEPLDPGLFICGSFSSEASSQFTKNVKSISDQYVRKMQKKAKSYAKNVDESGSSIEISPVESHIIKYELITIQNATNKFSKANNLRRGRYGSIYKGKLENGLEVAVKRLSEYSTHGNLEFKNEVTLIAKLQHRNLVRLFGYCQEGREIILVYEFLPNGSLDEFLFDRIKCGYLDWGRRYKIIESIGKGLVYLHEDSRLRIVHRDVKVRNILLDADLNPKIADFDLAWFFASDETHCEYQPVMGTFGYLAPEYLQKGELSIKTDVYSFGVLVLEIICGQKCFDVLNERTIGRFLTSYAWKQWINGSPSNIIHPMLRGVSSPVDDIIKCIQVALLCIQVKAEDRPTMSEVVQMLSNLSMSLPVPLAPPGDDSISKPFLPPLSSIFVVKC from the exons ATGATTGTGGACTTTGACATGGCCAAGTTGTTTGCTTTAGACAAAATCCATGACTCGACAAGCATAATCATGAGAACCAG ATATATGGCACCTGAGTATGTGTTGCAGGGTGAAATTTCTGTTAAATCAGACGTATATAGTTTTGGAATGCTAATTCTAGAAATTGTAAGTGGACATAGGATTTCTAGTTTTCAAAATGGAGAATCTACAAATGACGACCTTTTAAGCTAT GCTTGGACACATTGGAAAGGTGGGTCCACTTCAAATGTGATAGATCCAATGTTAAGAGGTATATCAACTCCAGTGCATGAGATTACAAAATGCATCCACATTGCCTTGCTGTGTGTTCAAGAAAGTGTTCCAGATAGACCAAAAATGATTGAAGTTCTTCAAATGCTAAATAATTTATCTATAAGGCTTCCAGAACCCCTAGACCCTGGACTTTTTATTTGTGGCAGCTTCAGTTCAGAGGCTTCAAGCCAGTTTACCAAAAATGTGAAGTCAATTAGTGATCAATATGTCAG GAAAATGCAGAAGAAGGCCAAAAGCTATGCGAAGA ATGTGGATGAATCTGGCTCAAGTATTGAAATTAGTCCTGTGGAGTCtcatataataaaatatgaattgattACCATACAAAACGCAACAAATAAATTCTCTAAAGCAAACAATTTAAGACGAGGGAGATATGGGTCCATATACAAG GGAAAACTTGAAAATGGACTAGAAGTTGCTGTGAAGAGGTTATCGGAATATTCAACGCATGGtaatttagaatttaaaaatgagGTGACTTTAATAGCTAAGCTTCAACACAGGAATTTGGTAAGGCTATTTGGTTATTGCCAAGAAGGAAGAGAAATAATTCTTGTCTATGAATTTCTTCCCAATGGTAGCCTTGACGAATTTTTATTtg ATCGTATAAAATGTGGATATTTGGATTGGGGGAGacgttacaaaataatagaaaGCATTGGCAAAGGGCTTGTTTATCTGCACGAAGATTCTCGTCTTCGCATTGTTCATCGCGATGTCAAAGTTCGTAACATTTTACTTGATGCAGATTTGAACCCAAAAATTGCAGACTTTGACCTTGCCTGGTTCTTTGCTTCGGACGAAACTCACTGTGAATACCAACCTGTGATGGGAACTTT TGGATATTTGGCACCGGAATATTTACAAAAGGGTGAACTTTCTATTAAAACAGACGTATATAGTTTTGGAGTGTTAGTCTTGGAAATTATATGCGGACAAAAATGTTTTGATGTACTAAATGAAAGAACTATTGGACGTTTCCTTACAAGTTAT GCTTGGAAACAATGGATAAATGGGTCTCCTTCAAATATAATACATCCAATGTTGAGAGGTGTATCAAGTCCAGTGGATGATATAATTAAATGCATCCAAGTTGCTTTGCTGTGTATTCAAGTAAAGGCCGAAGATAGACCAACAATGAGTGAAGTTGTTCAAATGCTAAGTAACTTATCTATGAGTCTTCCAGTACCATTAGCCCCGCCTGGTGATGACTCCATTTCTAAACCCTTTTTGCCCCCTCTTTCATCTATTTTTGTAGTTAAGTGTTGA
- the LOC116028558 gene encoding putative receptor-like protein kinase At4g00960 isoform X1 gives MIVDFDMAKLFALDKIHDSTSIIMRTSRYMAPEYVLQGEISVKSDVYSFGMLILEIVSGHRISSFQNGESTNDDLLSYAWTHWKGGSTSNVIDPMLRGISTPVHEITKCIHIALLCVQESVPDRPKMIEVLQMLNNLSIRLPEPLDPGLFICGSFSSEASSQFTKNVKSISDQYVRKMQKKAKSYAKNVDESGSSIEISPVESHIIKYELITIQNATNKFSKANNLRRGRYGSIYKGKLENGLEVAVKRLSEYSTHGNLEFKNEVTLIAKLQHRNLVRLFGYCQEGREIILVYEFLPNGSLDEFLFDRIKCGYLDWGRRYKIIESIGKGLVYLHEDSRLRIVHRDVKVRNILLDADLNPKIADFDLAWFFASDETHCEYQPVMGTFGYLAPEYLQKGELSIKTDVYSFGVLVLEIICGQKCFDVLNERTIGRFLTSYAWKQWINGSPSNIIHPMLRGVSSPVDDIIKCIQVALLCIQVKAEDRPTMSEVVQMLSNLSMSLPVPLAPPGDDSISKPFLPPLSSIFVVKC, from the exons ATGATTGTGGACTTTGACATGGCCAAGTTGTTTGCTTTAGACAAAATCCATGACTCGACAAGCATAATCATGAGAACCAG CAGATATATGGCACCTGAGTATGTGTTGCAGGGTGAAATTTCTGTTAAATCAGACGTATATAGTTTTGGAATGCTAATTCTAGAAATTGTAAGTGGACATAGGATTTCTAGTTTTCAAAATGGAGAATCTACAAATGACGACCTTTTAAGCTAT GCTTGGACACATTGGAAAGGTGGGTCCACTTCAAATGTGATAGATCCAATGTTAAGAGGTATATCAACTCCAGTGCATGAGATTACAAAATGCATCCACATTGCCTTGCTGTGTGTTCAAGAAAGTGTTCCAGATAGACCAAAAATGATTGAAGTTCTTCAAATGCTAAATAATTTATCTATAAGGCTTCCAGAACCCCTAGACCCTGGACTTTTTATTTGTGGCAGCTTCAGTTCAGAGGCTTCAAGCCAGTTTACCAAAAATGTGAAGTCAATTAGTGATCAATATGTCAG GAAAATGCAGAAGAAGGCCAAAAGCTATGCGAAGA ATGTGGATGAATCTGGCTCAAGTATTGAAATTAGTCCTGTGGAGTCtcatataataaaatatgaattgattACCATACAAAACGCAACAAATAAATTCTCTAAAGCAAACAATTTAAGACGAGGGAGATATGGGTCCATATACAAG GGAAAACTTGAAAATGGACTAGAAGTTGCTGTGAAGAGGTTATCGGAATATTCAACGCATGGtaatttagaatttaaaaatgagGTGACTTTAATAGCTAAGCTTCAACACAGGAATTTGGTAAGGCTATTTGGTTATTGCCAAGAAGGAAGAGAAATAATTCTTGTCTATGAATTTCTTCCCAATGGTAGCCTTGACGAATTTTTATTtg ATCGTATAAAATGTGGATATTTGGATTGGGGGAGacgttacaaaataatagaaaGCATTGGCAAAGGGCTTGTTTATCTGCACGAAGATTCTCGTCTTCGCATTGTTCATCGCGATGTCAAAGTTCGTAACATTTTACTTGATGCAGATTTGAACCCAAAAATTGCAGACTTTGACCTTGCCTGGTTCTTTGCTTCGGACGAAACTCACTGTGAATACCAACCTGTGATGGGAACTTT TGGATATTTGGCACCGGAATATTTACAAAAGGGTGAACTTTCTATTAAAACAGACGTATATAGTTTTGGAGTGTTAGTCTTGGAAATTATATGCGGACAAAAATGTTTTGATGTACTAAATGAAAGAACTATTGGACGTTTCCTTACAAGTTAT GCTTGGAAACAATGGATAAATGGGTCTCCTTCAAATATAATACATCCAATGTTGAGAGGTGTATCAAGTCCAGTGGATGATATAATTAAATGCATCCAAGTTGCTTTGCTGTGTATTCAAGTAAAGGCCGAAGATAGACCAACAATGAGTGAAGTTGTTCAAATGCTAAGTAACTTATCTATGAGTCTTCCAGTACCATTAGCCCCGCCTGGTGATGACTCCATTTCTAAACCCTTTTTGCCCCCTCTTTCATCTATTTTTGTAGTTAAGTGTTGA
- the LOC116028558 gene encoding cysteine-rich receptor-like protein kinase 19 isoform X4, protein MIVDFDMAKLFALDKIHDSTSIIMRTSRYMAPEYVLQGEISVKSDVYSFGMLILEIVSGHRISSFQNGESTNDDLLSYAWTHWKGGSTSNVIDPMLRGISTPVHEITKCIHIALLCVQESVPDRPKMIEVLQMLNNLSIRLPEPLDPGLFICGSFSSEASSQFTKNVKSISDQYVRKMQKKAKSYAKNVDESGSSIEISPVESHIIKYELITIQNATNKFSKANNLRRGRYGSIYKGKLENGLEVAVKRLSEYSTHDRIKCGYLDWGRRYKIIESIGKGLVYLHEDSRLRIVHRDVKVRNILLDADLNPKIADFDLAWFFASDETHCEYQPVMGTFGYLAPEYLQKGELSIKTDVYSFGVLVLEIICGQKCFDVLNERTIGRFLTSYAWKQWINGSPSNIIHPMLRGVSSPVDDIIKCIQVALLCIQVKAEDRPTMSEVVQMLSNLSMSLPVPLAPPGDDSISKPFLPPLSSIFVVKC, encoded by the exons ATGATTGTGGACTTTGACATGGCCAAGTTGTTTGCTTTAGACAAAATCCATGACTCGACAAGCATAATCATGAGAACCAG CAGATATATGGCACCTGAGTATGTGTTGCAGGGTGAAATTTCTGTTAAATCAGACGTATATAGTTTTGGAATGCTAATTCTAGAAATTGTAAGTGGACATAGGATTTCTAGTTTTCAAAATGGAGAATCTACAAATGACGACCTTTTAAGCTAT GCTTGGACACATTGGAAAGGTGGGTCCACTTCAAATGTGATAGATCCAATGTTAAGAGGTATATCAACTCCAGTGCATGAGATTACAAAATGCATCCACATTGCCTTGCTGTGTGTTCAAGAAAGTGTTCCAGATAGACCAAAAATGATTGAAGTTCTTCAAATGCTAAATAATTTATCTATAAGGCTTCCAGAACCCCTAGACCCTGGACTTTTTATTTGTGGCAGCTTCAGTTCAGAGGCTTCAAGCCAGTTTACCAAAAATGTGAAGTCAATTAGTGATCAATATGTCAG GAAAATGCAGAAGAAGGCCAAAAGCTATGCGAAGA ATGTGGATGAATCTGGCTCAAGTATTGAAATTAGTCCTGTGGAGTCtcatataataaaatatgaattgattACCATACAAAACGCAACAAATAAATTCTCTAAAGCAAACAATTTAAGACGAGGGAGATATGGGTCCATATACAAG GGAAAACTTGAAAATGGACTAGAAGTTGCTGTGAAGAGGTTATCGGAATATTCAACGCATG ATCGTATAAAATGTGGATATTTGGATTGGGGGAGacgttacaaaataatagaaaGCATTGGCAAAGGGCTTGTTTATCTGCACGAAGATTCTCGTCTTCGCATTGTTCATCGCGATGTCAAAGTTCGTAACATTTTACTTGATGCAGATTTGAACCCAAAAATTGCAGACTTTGACCTTGCCTGGTTCTTTGCTTCGGACGAAACTCACTGTGAATACCAACCTGTGATGGGAACTTT TGGATATTTGGCACCGGAATATTTACAAAAGGGTGAACTTTCTATTAAAACAGACGTATATAGTTTTGGAGTGTTAGTCTTGGAAATTATATGCGGACAAAAATGTTTTGATGTACTAAATGAAAGAACTATTGGACGTTTCCTTACAAGTTAT GCTTGGAAACAATGGATAAATGGGTCTCCTTCAAATATAATACATCCAATGTTGAGAGGTGTATCAAGTCCAGTGGATGATATAATTAAATGCATCCAAGTTGCTTTGCTGTGTATTCAAGTAAAGGCCGAAGATAGACCAACAATGAGTGAAGTTGTTCAAATGCTAAGTAACTTATCTATGAGTCTTCCAGTACCATTAGCCCCGCCTGGTGATGACTCCATTTCTAAACCCTTTTTGCCCCCTCTTTCATCTATTTTTGTAGTTAAGTGTTGA
- the LOC116028558 gene encoding cysteine-rich receptor-like protein kinase 18 isoform X5, with protein MIVDFDMAKLFALDKIHDSTSIIMRTSRYMAPEYVLQGEISVKSDVYSFGMLILEIVSGHRISSFQNGESTNDDLLSYAWTHWKGGSTSNVIDPMLRGISTPVHEITKCIHIALLCVQESVPDRPKMIEVLQMLNNLSIRLPEPLDPGLFICGSFSSEASSQFTKNVKSISDQYVRKMQKKAKSYAKNVDESGSSIEISPVESHIIKYELITIQNATNKFSKANNLRRGRYGSIYKGKLENGLEVAVKRLSEYSTHDLNPKIADFDLAWFFASDETHCEYQPVMGTFGYLAPEYLQKGELSIKTDVYSFGVLVLEIICGQKCFDVLNERTIGRFLTSYAWKQWINGSPSNIIHPMLRGVSSPVDDIIKCIQVALLCIQVKAEDRPTMSEVVQMLSNLSMSLPVPLAPPGDDSISKPFLPPLSSIFVVKC; from the exons ATGATTGTGGACTTTGACATGGCCAAGTTGTTTGCTTTAGACAAAATCCATGACTCGACAAGCATAATCATGAGAACCAG CAGATATATGGCACCTGAGTATGTGTTGCAGGGTGAAATTTCTGTTAAATCAGACGTATATAGTTTTGGAATGCTAATTCTAGAAATTGTAAGTGGACATAGGATTTCTAGTTTTCAAAATGGAGAATCTACAAATGACGACCTTTTAAGCTAT GCTTGGACACATTGGAAAGGTGGGTCCACTTCAAATGTGATAGATCCAATGTTAAGAGGTATATCAACTCCAGTGCATGAGATTACAAAATGCATCCACATTGCCTTGCTGTGTGTTCAAGAAAGTGTTCCAGATAGACCAAAAATGATTGAAGTTCTTCAAATGCTAAATAATTTATCTATAAGGCTTCCAGAACCCCTAGACCCTGGACTTTTTATTTGTGGCAGCTTCAGTTCAGAGGCTTCAAGCCAGTTTACCAAAAATGTGAAGTCAATTAGTGATCAATATGTCAG GAAAATGCAGAAGAAGGCCAAAAGCTATGCGAAGA ATGTGGATGAATCTGGCTCAAGTATTGAAATTAGTCCTGTGGAGTCtcatataataaaatatgaattgattACCATACAAAACGCAACAAATAAATTCTCTAAAGCAAACAATTTAAGACGAGGGAGATATGGGTCCATATACAAG GGAAAACTTGAAAATGGACTAGAAGTTGCTGTGAAGAGGTTATCGGAATATTCAACGCATG ATTTGAACCCAAAAATTGCAGACTTTGACCTTGCCTGGTTCTTTGCTTCGGACGAAACTCACTGTGAATACCAACCTGTGATGGGAACTTT TGGATATTTGGCACCGGAATATTTACAAAAGGGTGAACTTTCTATTAAAACAGACGTATATAGTTTTGGAGTGTTAGTCTTGGAAATTATATGCGGACAAAAATGTTTTGATGTACTAAATGAAAGAACTATTGGACGTTTCCTTACAAGTTAT GCTTGGAAACAATGGATAAATGGGTCTCCTTCAAATATAATACATCCAATGTTGAGAGGTGTATCAAGTCCAGTGGATGATATAATTAAATGCATCCAAGTTGCTTTGCTGTGTATTCAAGTAAAGGCCGAAGATAGACCAACAATGAGTGAAGTTGTTCAAATGCTAAGTAACTTATCTATGAGTCTTCCAGTACCATTAGCCCCGCCTGGTGATGACTCCATTTCTAAACCCTTTTTGCCCCCTCTTTCATCTATTTTTGTAGTTAAGTGTTGA